A window of Dehalococcoidia bacterium genomic DNA:
TGTATGACGATCCCCCGCGTCCTTCCGCGGAAGGAGCCATGCCTCCACCACCCCCCTCGGCTACGTGTGAATGGCTTCTTTGTTGACGTCCAGCGCCGCCTCGCGCAGCGCCTCGGAGAGCGTGGGATGCGGATGGACCGCCGACCCCAACTCCAGCGGCGTGGACTCCAGCAGCTTGGCGATGGACAGCTCTCCCAGCAGCTCCGTCACCTCGGGGCCGATCATATGCGCGCCCAGGATCTCGCCGGTCTTGGCGTCGGCCACGATCTTCACCAGGCCGTCGGAATCCCCCAGCGCCAGCGCCTTGCCGATGGCGCGGAAGGGAAAGCGCCCCACCTTGACCTCATGGCCCTGCTGGCGCGCCTGCGCCTCGGTCAGACCAAGGCTCGCCACCTGCGGCTGACAGTAAGTCGCGCGCGGCATATCCACGTAGGACAGGCGCGCCGGCTGCCGCCCGGCGATGGCCTCCGCCGCAACGACGCCCTGCGCCGACGCGACGTGCGCCAGAAGCACTTCGCCGGTCACGTCGCCGATGGCGTACACACCCGGCACGCTCGTCCGCATACGCGCGTCCACCTTGACGGATCCGCGCTCCATGCGGACGCCCAGCGCCTCCAGGCCCAGCCCTTCGCTGTTGGGTTGCACGCCGACGGCCACCAGCACCTTCCGTCCCCGCACGTCTTTCTTCCCGTCCGCCGTGGCCACCGCGACCCGCCCTTCCCCGGAAGGGTCGGCCCAGCTCACCCCCTCCACCCTGGCGTTCGTGAAGTAGTTCATGCTCTGTTTCTTGAAGCTTCGCTCCAGTTCCGCGCTGATCTCCTCGTCCTCCGTCGGGACGAGACGCGGGAGCGCCTCGACCAGCATGACCTTGCTCCCGTAGGTGTGCCACAGATAGGCGAACTCGACGCCGATGGCGCCCGCGCCGACGATGACGACCGACTCCGGGACCTCGGTCAGCGTCACCGCCTCGCGGTACGTGATGACGTTCTTGCCATCCGGCTCCAGGCCGGGGATGCTCCGTGGCCGCGCGCCAGTGGCGATGATGACGTTGTCCGCCTCAATAGTCTGGCCGCTGGGGGCCACCTCGATGCGTTGCGGCGAGGCCAGGCGCGCCGTGCCCTGCACGTAGTCCACCTTGTTCTTCTTGAGCAGGAACTCCACGCCCTTGACCAGCCGGTCCACGACCTTGCGGCTGCGGGCCTCGGCGACTGCGTAGTCCGCCTTGAAGTTGTCGAATGTGAAGCCGAACTCCTTGCCGCGCTTAAAAAGGGCCAGAATCTCGGCGCTCCGCAGAAGGGCCTTGCTGGGGATGCAGCCCCAGTTGAGGCAGATGCCCCCCGGCGCCTCGCGCTCGATGACGACGGTCTTCAGGCCGAGTTGGGCCGCCCGGATGGCGGCCACGTAGCCGCCGGGTCCGGCGCCGATGATCGCCAAGTTATATCGCTCCATCAGCTTGGCCCTTTCTCCCGATTCACGCTCTGGCGGCAACCATGCTCTCCACCTGGCGCTCCGCCAGATAGGAGCTGCGCACCAGCGGCCCCGCCTCCACGTGACGATAGCCCATCGTCATGCCCAGGCGGGCCAACTCCTTGAACTCCTCCGGCGTGTAGAACCTGACGACGGCGGCGTGCCACGGCGATGGCCGCAGGTACTGGCCGATAGTCAGGATGTCGCAGCCAGCCCGCTGAATGTCACGCATAGTCTGGAGCAGCTCGTCCCACGTCTCGCCCAGGCCAGCCATGACGCCGGATTTCGTGACAATGCTTGGGTCGCTGGCGCGCACCTGGGCGATGAACGCCAGAGAGCGTTCGTAGGTGGCCTTGGGACGTATGCGCCGGTAAAGGCGCGGCACGGTCTCCGTGTTGTGGCTGAAGACGTCCGGGCGCGCCCGGGCCACTGTTTCAATGGCGTCGCAGTCGCCCAGGAAGTCCGGGGTCAGGACCTCTACCTTGCAGCCGGGGGACTGCTCCCGTATTAGCTGGATGCACCGGGCAAATATGCCCGCGCCGCCGTCGGGCTGGTCGTCGCGATTGACCGAGGTGATGACGCAATAGCGCAAGTCGAGCAGCTTCACCGCCGCTGCGACGCGCTCCGGCTCCCGCCAGTCCATGCCCTGGGGCCTGCCTTTCCTCACCGCGCAGAAGGCGCAGCTTCGCGTGCAGACGTCGCCCAGAACCATGAACGTGGCGGTACCTGCGTTCCAACACTCGCCGATGTTCGGGCAGCGAGCCTCTTCGCATACTGTGTGCAGGCTGTTGTCTCGCATCAGGCGCTTGAGGCGCATGTAGGTGTCGCCCGCGGGGAAGCGGACCTTCAGCCAGGGGGGCAGGCGCGCCGCGACGGGAGCCTGGCCCGCGGATGGCGGCTGCGGCATACCACGCCAGGGGACGGCGAGGGCTGGGTCAGTCCGTGCCGTCTCCGACGATGCCACAGAGGTGATGCTTGCGTCAGTCGTGTCCATAGTGAACGTTTTAGTATAGCATGCTCCGCACAGGTGGCAAAAGCAGATTTTTCCGGCGCGCCCAAGGCGGAGTTGACGACTCCCAAGAACGCGGTTATGCTATGTAAAGTGTGGCGTATGCTGGGAGCCGATATGCGGCACTGGACTTGACAAGGAGGACGCTCCGCATTTCATGAACTGGATTAACGAACGGCTGGCTGTAGGCGAGATCAACGACGCCATGAACCACGAGGAACTCAAGCGCCAGGGTATCGCCGGTGTATTGGGCCTGAATGACTTCCCCACCTTCATCCCCGGTATGGGTTTCGATTGGCACCGTGTCCAGCTCCACGACGGCCCAGGCAACAAGCCCGCTGACCTGGCCCGCGCTCTGGATGTCCTTGATGACCTGCTGGACCGGCACCGCACTCTGCTTCACTGCGCCTCCGGCGTCAGCCGCGCCCCCTTTGTGGCTGCGGCGTACCTGGCGACCAAGGAGGGGCTGACCCTTGACGAAGCCCTGGCGGCGGTCACGCGGAAGCGGCCCATCGCCAACCCGGACCCCGCGCTCTTCCATCTATGGCGGGAGTATCAGACGTACCGAGAGAACGGCAACGGGAACGGCCACAAGCCCACTGCGTAAAACCGAGGCCGTTCACCCCCGACCTTTCTGAAACGCGAGACGCCGGACAATTGTCCGGCGTCTTTTGCTTTGGCCATTATACCGCCACGTCAAGAGGGAAGAGCGGGTACAACAACAGTGGCGTCCAGATGGATGCCACTCTCTACTTCCTACGCGGACGCGACGCGCGCGGGGGAACGTTGGTAGAGCGCGAGGCGCTCCTTCCGCAGGTCTTTGCCCATATGGGACTTGAGCGCATCCAGCGTTTGAAAGTCGCCTTCGGTGATGAAGCTGATGGAGACGCCCTCGTGGCCGATGCGCCCGGTGCGGCCTATGCGGTGAACGTACTCGTCCACCGTCTCCGGCATGTCGTAGTTTACAACGTGAGAGACCTCCGGAATGTCCAGCCCGCGCGAGGCCACGTTGGTGGCCACCAGGGTGCGCAGCGTGCCCGCGCGAAACGCATTCATGACCGTGTCGCGCTGGCTCTGGCGGAGATCGCCATGGATGCCCGCCGCCTTCAAGCCGCGGCGCTGCAGGTTCATCACAAGCCGGTCCACGCCGGACTTGGTGCGGCAAAAGATGAGCACCTTGCCGTCCCTCAGCTTCGTGTTCAGCACCTCGGCGAGGCCAGACAGCTTGTCGCTGGCCGCGACCTCGTAGTAGATTTGGTGAATGGT
This region includes:
- the lpdA gene encoding dihydrolipoyl dehydrogenase, with product MERYNLAIIGAGPGGYVAAIRAAQLGLKTVVIEREAPGGICLNWGCIPSKALLRSAEILALFKRGKEFGFTFDNFKADYAVAEARSRKVVDRLVKGVEFLLKKNKVDYVQGTARLASPQRIEVAPSGQTIEADNVIIATGARPRSIPGLEPDGKNVITYREAVTLTEVPESVVIVGAGAIGVEFAYLWHTYGSKVMLVEALPRLVPTEDEEISAELERSFKKQSMNYFTNARVEGVSWADPSGEGRVAVATADGKKDVRGRKVLVAVGVQPNSEGLGLEALGVRMERGSVKVDARMRTSVPGVYAIGDVTGEVLLAHVASAQGVVAAEAIAGRQPARLSYVDMPRATYCQPQVASLGLTEAQARQQGHEVKVGRFPFRAIGKALALGDSDGLVKIVADAKTGEILGAHMIGPEVTELLGELSIAKLLESTPLELGSAVHPHPTLSEALREAALDVNKEAIHT
- the lipA gene encoding lipoyl synthase; the encoded protein is MPQPPSAGQAPVAARLPPWLKVRFPAGDTYMRLKRLMRDNSLHTVCEEARCPNIGECWNAGTATFMVLGDVCTRSCAFCAVRKGRPQGMDWREPERVAAAVKLLDLRYCVITSVNRDDQPDGGAGIFARCIQLIREQSPGCKVEVLTPDFLGDCDAIETVARARPDVFSHNTETVPRLYRRIRPKATYERSLAFIAQVRASDPSIVTKSGVMAGLGETWDELLQTMRDIQRAGCDILTIGQYLRPSPWHAAVVRFYTPEEFKELARLGMTMGYRHVEAGPLVRSSYLAERQVESMVAARA
- a CDS encoding dual specificity protein phosphatase, with amino-acid sequence MNWINERLAVGEINDAMNHEELKRQGIAGVLGLNDFPTFIPGMGFDWHRVQLHDGPGNKPADLARALDVLDDLLDRHRTLLHCASGVSRAPFVAAAYLATKEGLTLDEALAAVTRKRPIANPDPALFHLWREYQTYRENGNGNGHKPTA